tccctgtcacttcggcatgttctggatggcagagcctataatgtcgttttatgttactcaataatattcctgacagtaccttacaacatttacgttttcaccgaacacacaacaaaaatattctttctcccacactgtacggaatgatcgtttgcttacagaaggttttgactgtcattgtcccgcactgttcgtacgttactaagtacttgaactgccttccacagtcatccgtcgagcttcgaacgaggaacagcacgctctacattcgaaggttgtgattacagaacgtaatcgggagtcagacaATGAGCATACCtgtcctataataataaatcaaacgcactgtaattgagcgaataattgagctgcaaataacgtcttcgtgtgctttctgcgaacgccaacgaaagagccaaaatggcgggcgattatattaagtatgtatcgagccttaagaaatgaataacgttttcgtaagcgaatcacaagacgcacacgtttaaatgtagccaacctgcaacgcgattggctgccagaaattagagcgacgggactataatatgcCCATTCTCGCTGAGTAAGATCTCAGGAAGTCCTTATCTTTCTTATCCGGATCATCACACTCAAGCAGGTGTAGAAAACCTGTGGTTAGAAACTTTAAAATTTGTCAAAGGAAATAAATTGGGAAGAAAAGGTCGTAAAATTCATTTATCACATTTTTACATGACTATATTTGGATAGTGAGGAAGGAATGTTTGAACGTCGCTCTTCATTGAAGTGCGTAGATCAGATGCTGTTTTTTCTTGATTGCACACATACGATTAGTACTAAACTCGGTGTTTTATAGGCTGTGGAGGAACAGATTTAGGCCTACTCAGAGATGTGTTTTGAAACTTGCAGCGTTTATTGTCTTTTCGGGGTAGGTCAGCAGTGCGACGTACCAGTCTGAAGGATGGCCACGGTACACGAACTGACTGCACGCGTCAAGTCAATGGAAGCTAAGCTGGACAAGATGCAAGGCATTGTGGAGCAGCTGAGACTGCAGGTACGCGAGCTGCAACAGAAGCAACCCGCGCCGCACAGCGAGTTCCAGATTGGTGAGGGAAGTGATACGGAGAAAGAACATTTGGACGCAGTCGTCGGCAGAGAAGGGGACTGTTGTGACGTGAGAGAAGTGGCGGAATGTACGAGTCCAGAGTCTGTGAATAAAGACGTAAGTAgcctattatgtatgtatgtatgtatgtatatatgtatgtatgtatgtatgtatgtatgtatgtatgtatgtatgtatgtatgtatgtgtgtgtgtatgtgtgtgtatgtatgtatgtatgtgtatgtatgtatgtatgtatgtgtgtatgtatgtatgtatgtatgcgtgtatgtatgtatgcgtgtatgcatgtatgtacagtatgtatgtatgtatgtatgtatgtatgtatgtatgtatgtatgtatgtatgtatgtatgtatgtgtgtatgtatgtatgtatgtatgtatgtatgcatgcatgtatgtgtgtatgcatgtatgtatgtatgtatgtatgcatgtatgtgtgtatgtatgtatgtatgcatgcatgtatgtatgtatgtgtgtgtatgtatgtgtatatgcatgtatgtatgtatgcatgcatgtatgtgtgtatgtgtatgtatgtgtgtatgtatgtatgtatgtatgtatgtatgtgtgtatgtatgtatgtgtatgtatgtatgtatgtgtgtatgtgtatgtatgtatgtgtgtatgtatgtgtgtatgtatgtgtatgtatgtatgtacgagtatgtgtatgtatgtatgtatgtatgtatgtatgtatgtatgtatgtatgtatgtatgtatgtatgtatgtatgtatgtatgtatccacaaTGTGATATTACGTATTTTATTCGGTTATAAATTAAGAATCTGTGAACAATATTTTGTTTGTAGGTTGCTTAGTGTTTTCCGAAATAATTAGGTCCGAATATTAAGGTGAAAGAACAGTGAAGGTTATAATAGGTTGAACATTTTGGTTTCGTGCACCATATTTGAACTACACAAAGATGGAATTCTAAAATTGTACGGACATCTGCTTTCTAAGTTTTGAATTTGCTTTACTAATGGTGTGTTTATGAAACTTTGAAGTAGTATCCATAAGTAtggttttgatttattttaggAGATCTACTGGTGCCCGCCATCAGCGCCGTTGGCACAGGAGAGTGCAACAGAATCGGACGATTCGACGGGGTCACAGTCCGTTTAGGAGGAGTGGAGTGTTAAAACTGTCACCCGATCTGTCTGAATGTTTTCTATCAAAAAGTATTTATAAGGGtctcgctgtagactgaatatgAATTTATCTTTCTCCTCTAGGACAGCTATGTGCACCACTTGATAAATCAACCCCTGCACTTCTTTGGCATAGTCAACATACACAACTCAGAATTTATGAACGGACCGATTCTTCGTGTTTCAAATGAGATAGGAAACATTCCGTAAAGTTTCGTTAAGTATCGTCTCAATGTTAGTGCAACTGGCAGTAAGCACTGGAACTTCGCTTTGCCTCGTCGGAAGGACACGAAGAAGTGGCTCATCTTTTCTTGACAATGTGCCCCGCCTGGCGCTCAAGATAGAAACCAAAACAGATCTCCACATCTCACTGCTGATAAGGTAACTGCATTGTATGTAAAGTACGTCTTGCAGATCCGAACAGAGGAAACTGTCCAGGCAAAGTTTGGCTGTCAGTTCAGGTCACGTGGAAAGACTCGACTCAAGTAGTGTTGAATGGAAATTCCAGAACATTTGAAGATTACGCGACATTGCATATTGCTGCCCTGAATGGTAAAGCTATGACACATGTGTTGACGTAGAAGGAAGAGACGAGAAGGATGTGTGCATGGTGCTACTTGATCTGACACCACAGCTCCACATCGTCTGCGAATTGCTTGTAGAGAGCGGTTCGCTGGTGGAAACTCGAGGTAGTAAAATCTCCagataccttactataataataccggacagctgtatactagtagcattggtgtgagtgcgaaatatcgcggacctgacatctagcggagcgggatggaattaagtccacatatacaaatattaacatagcgggattcgaactattgtttaaaacgtgagttactaatgtggaattatattatgaaacacttaagaaatgttgaatagtatttaatgtaaaattattaccttatatcagagctgcatattatgagaatattgcatacttcatattactttctgtaattattaattgttacatatttttttctttgctttagtgagacaaaatcagttctgacattaggaatgaatttacaataatgctttatatacccattgctgacaactgcaaaaataaaaatggaagtattctgatgcttgtaatgattattagtaaagacatgtagacaacaataaaacttaatttgctaaaaccttaaaatttccaatctatttcaacttcattcatttattaggcctaaataaaaaagctaatttttattgttctatcaacacagagacaaaggttAGGCATAGtaacgaattttgttgactcacgttttatgttCCCTCggaatcgaaagtacgatttggagcaatttgtaatgctgtaattgtcacaatattataaacaacacacatacaccctgacattttaacacagcactaattaataaaactattaactagcccagcaacaatacacATTGCAgatgattacagcttgtttcgcgagtatctccacgccggcaggtaggtagcagcatcagcgtcgttcgcacgcaaaactgctagctatccggtattattatagtaaaaccTCTTCATTTGACGCTAAGAGGATTTGAATTTCTTATTACGAAACTTGCCGATGTTACTGCCAGTACACCGACACAGTCGTCGACAAGTGTGAAGGACTTGTTTacgtgaataattaaatatattataattatgtgacGTAACAAAAGAGATATATTTTGTAATCTTGATAATTGTCTGGAAACCAGCTTTTCAACAATTCAATGAAATAAACGTATAAAATATGTATGTGATTAAGGAGACAAATTCGTGTTCACCTCACAGTGGTCTTCAGGATCTCTCTCCTTTCACAAATGGACTATATTCGAACCACTGCACTGTAAGTTTCCATTTTTCTCTATTTAATGGTATTTTTAAgcgataaaaactaaaaaaactgTGGGATGATGATATTGTTGAGATTGGAGCAATGATGgaatgaggaaaataaagaaaggagGAATAATTGGATGAAATTTGACCCACACTTTGTACACCGCAGGTTTGAACTCCGAAAGGGACAGTTATCCTTGACTCATTGCCATATACAGGCAATTATGACATCATTAATTTCGTAAGGGTTATTTGTTTTCTCTATAGCTTTGATCATAATGGGgcactaattttattatagtttaatacatatgcaataaaattgaacataatattaagattattatatacgtgcagtcttagaaaaaagtttgagcgacctggttcacaagagaaggactagttgaggtaataaaattagttttgtttcgttgtatctctgatcatgcgcactgcctcctttctgggacttataaaatatCTCTGCGACAAAACTTTTCTCTAACACTGTAGACCCTCTGACACAGGAAATGGCCGCTCTCTGCAGCGCGAATCTGTCCAAGTGTCGTTCGGGTTATCGAGCGATTCCCGTCAAATTGAAGCATCGAGGGTGAAATCATCTGcatgtcacgaaacgacatatttcCTACCAAGCCTTTCTGGCTCAGCGAAAGAGCTCTTTCTTCTTGTTTCAAAGACCGGAGTTCGAATCTCTCTATATAAAAAACACACGTGTAAACACAGCGCACACGATGATTCTGGAGCTGTTCCGAGGAGGGACTTCGtttctgaacagcgaccaatttccgtgtcaaagggtgtacaacGCCAAAGCTTTCAGAGTTTTTGTTTGCTGGTGGAACGAAGCTCTGTAATGTCACTTAATTGCAAAGACAGTCACGCCTTGTAATGAAATGCATAAAGCATTTTTCTTATTTCTCCAGTTTTTCGTTTCCCAACCTATGATTCGCGAACCTCCAGGGGGTTTCGAGGTTAAgcctattattgtttccttcatttctgcggcattgtcataataataataataataataataataataataataataatgataataataataatgataataataataataatatttttctcacCAGCCATGCCTTTCACCAAGCATGGAAGATGAAATCTGGCTTCAGACTTTAGCTTATGTGGCagacattttctaaaaattaataGTTCAAACTTATCTCTCCAGGGgtcaaatataaacatttatattgTGAAAGACCGTATCGAACCATTcattaaaaaacttaatatttgGGGAACCTGTTTCAATAGCATTCAAACCGATTGCTTTGATACCCTTCACGACTTCCTGGTCGAAAATCATCTTTCTTTGGACGAAA
The window above is part of the Periplaneta americana isolate PAMFEO1 chromosome 11, P.americana_PAMFEO1_priV1, whole genome shotgun sequence genome. Proteins encoded here:
- the LOC138708716 gene encoding uncharacterized protein; the encoded protein is MATVHELTARVKSMEAKLDKMQGIVEQLRLQVRELQQKQPAPHSEFQIGEGSDTEKEHLDAVVGREGDCCDVREVAECTSPESVNKDEIYWCPPSAPLAQESATESDDSTGSQSV